The genomic DNA CCGCCGCTCGAGCAGCGGCAGCGCAGCGAAATTGTCCGCGAGCGTATCGGCGGTAAGGCCGCCACCTTTCAGACGTGCCGCGAAGTGCGGCGAACGATCGACATAATGACGCGCAAGCAGCGTCAACTGGCGCCGCTGGCCCTCGGCGATCGCCTCGGGGCTGAGCCATTGCGTCGCGTCGAGCTCGCGGATCAGCGCGGCGAGCGAGCCCAGCCGGCTGCTATGGAGCGGCGGCCAGGCATTGCCCGGCACGTCGCCGCGCAGCGCCGCGAGCGCCGGGTGCGGCGCGCTCACCGGCCGCGCAGCAGCCCGCCGAGGATCCCGCGCAGCAGCGATCCCGCGACCTTGTTTGCCACCTGCCGCTGCATCGTGCGGCTGACCTGGCGGACCATATCCTCCGCAAGCGAGGGATTGGCCTTGCGCTCGCGCTCCGCCTTGGCAGCCGCGCGCTCGGCGTCCTTGCGCGCTTTTTCCTCTTCCTTGGCGCGGAGTGCCGCCGCCTTCGCTTCGGCCTCGGCGAGCTTGGCCGCGCTCGCGGCCGCGGCGGTCTCGGCGGTGCGCAGCGCCAGTATCTCCTCGGCGCTCTCGCGATTGACCGCAGTGTCATATTTGCCGTCGAACGGCGACAGCGACTGGATGATCGCCCGTTCCTTGGCGGTGAGCGGGCCGAGCCGCGAGCGCGGCGGCGCGATCAGCGTGCGGTCGACCGGCGACGGCGCGCCATCCTCCTGCAACAGCGACACCAGCGCCTCGCCGACGCGCAGCTCGGTAATCGCGCTCGCGACATCGATCGCCGGGTTGGGCCGGAAGGTTTCCGCCGCCGATGCGACCGCCCGCTGATCACGCGGCGTGAAAGCGCGCAGCGCATGTTGGACCCGGTTGCCGAGTTGACCCGCGACCGTATCGGGAATGTCGATCGGATTCTGCGTCACGAAGTAAACGCCGACACCCTTCGATCGGATGAGCCGGACGACCTGCTCGATCTTCTCCTTTAGCGCGGGCGGCGCGTCGTCGAACAGCAGATGCGCCTCGTCGAAGAAGAAGACGAGCGTCGGCTTGTCGGGATCGCCGACCTCGGGAAGCTGCTCGAACAGCTCGGACATCAGCCAGAGCAGGAAGGTAGCGTAGAGCTTGGGGCTCGCCATCAATTTGTCGGTGGCGAGGATGCTGATGACGCCGCGACCCTGATCGTCGGTGGTGAGCAGATCGGGGATCGCCAGCGCGGGCTCGCCGAAGAAGCCCTTACCGCCCTGCGATTCGAGCTGGAGCAGCGCCCGCTGGATCGCGCCGACGCTGGCGCGGGTGACGTTGCCGTAGCGCGCCTGCAGCTCCGGCGCCTTCTCCGCGCAATAGGCGAGCAGGGACTGGAGGTCGGCGAGATCGAGGAGGAGCAGCCCTTCCTCGTCCGCCAGCCGGAATGCGATGGCGAGCACGCCCTCCTGCGTTTCGTTGAGCCCCATCAGCCGCGCGAGCAGCAGCGGACCCATTTCGGAAATCGTCGCGCGGACAGGGTGGCCCTGCTCACCGAACAGATCCCAGAAGACCACCGGATTGTCGGCATAGGCATAGCCTTCGAGGTCGATGTCGGCGGCGCGGCCGGTCATCGCGCCATGCGACTTGTCGGTCGGCGATCCGGCCATCGCGAGGCCGGCGAGATCGCCCTTCACGTCGGCGACGAACACCGGGACGCCGTGCGCCGAAAAGCTCTCGGCCAGGCCCTGGAGCGTCACCGTCTTGCCGGTGCCGGTCGCACCGGCGATCAGGCCGTGCCGGTTGGCGCGGCGGAGGACGAGATTCTGCGGCCCGCCCTCGCCCTTGCCGATGTAGATCACGCCCTCGTCCATGGCCGTCTCCCGCCCGTCTCTGGCGGCAGACATAGACGCTTAGCGGCGCAGGGCCAACGCTGCTGGTGGGTCTTGGCGATCGCTG from Allosphingosinicella indica includes the following:
- a CDS encoding helicase HerA-like domain-containing protein; this encodes MDEGVIYIGKGEGGPQNLVLRRANRHGLIAGATGTGKTVTLQGLAESFSAHGVPVFVADVKGDLAGLAMAGSPTDKSHGAMTGRAADIDLEGYAYADNPVVFWDLFGEQGHPVRATISEMGPLLLARLMGLNETQEGVLAIAFRLADEEGLLLLDLADLQSLLAYCAEKAPELQARYGNVTRASVGAIQRALLQLESQGGKGFFGEPALAIPDLLTTDDQGRGVISILATDKLMASPKLYATFLLWLMSELFEQLPEVGDPDKPTLVFFFDEAHLLFDDAPPALKEKIEQVVRLIRSKGVGVYFVTQNPIDIPDTVAGQLGNRVQHALRAFTPRDQRAVASAAETFRPNPAIDVASAITELRVGEALVSLLQEDGAPSPVDRTLIAPPRSRLGPLTAKERAIIQSLSPFDGKYDTAVNRESAEEILALRTAETAAAASAAKLAEAEAKAAALRAKEEEKARKDAERAAAKAERERKANPSLAEDMVRQVSRTMQRQVANKVAGSLLRGILGGLLRGR